A stretch of the Gymnogyps californianus isolate 813 chromosome 15, ASM1813914v2, whole genome shotgun sequence genome encodes the following:
- the LOC127022424 gene encoding transmembrane protein 180-like isoform X1: MKFVLGIHPNALAYSMTTLGAGMMNSIFNFYYVKLFLNRYKISEVAFHQAQVVFMIWNAINDPLFGYIQDNSKFACCSRRQFSILYGAPLYALAFLLPWFPWKHYEEGDWLSGLHLIVALCAFDGLLTFVLLAQCALFAEISTRHESRLQLIKYNQVATLIGSTSILFCGLISDNMENFAYFQAFAVLVAALATACMCYTGKYSTSQYEQREICTENANLENGDGALSWSSVISLTKQIMTEKNFLFFVTMNFFQVFHLAFCNNFMMIFADNLIPKDVLSSSIRSIIYGAGFICPQCLVLLSHASLKKFGYYRIILFSFYFEGVAAAVMFVLGPERYYLLAFYLTTNMVIVQASFSLFNLPLADIVDADLIKHKRRSPLSSMVFGTNALFTKPAQSLAPMLVVTILNQFGYENLNNEVAQSDPSLFLGLHDTMFYLICLVPLCIAVIQILTWTPFSIQNSHMTAVR, encoded by the exons ATGAAGTTTGTTTTGGGAATTCATCCTAATGCGCTGGCGTATTCCATGACTACGTTAGGTGCTGGAATGATGAACAGTATCTTTAATTTCTACTATGTTAAGCTTTTCCTAAACCGATACAAAATCTCAGAAGTAGCATTTCATCAAGCACAG GTTGTATTTATGATATGGAATGCCATTAATGATCCTCTTTTTGGGTATATTCAAGATAACTCCAAATTTGCGTGCTGCTCAAGGCGCCAGTTTTCAATTTTATATGGAGCTCCTTTATATGCGTTAGCCTTTTTGCTTCCTTGGTTTCCTTGGAAACATTATGAAGAAGGTGACTGGCTAAGTGGACTTCACCTCATTGTTGCATTATGTGCTTTTGATGGTTTGCTTACATTTGTGCTTCTAGCGCAGTGTGCgctttttgcagaaatttcaACAAGACATGAAAGTAGGCTTCAGCTCATTAAATATAACCAAGTAGCAACATTAATCGGCTCAACAAGCATTCTCTTTTGTGGCCTCATATCAGATAATATGGAAAATTTTGCCTATTTTCAGGCTTTCGCTGTTTTGGTCGCAGCATTAGCAACAGCTTGTATGTGTTACACAGGCAAATATAGTACTAGTCAATATGAGCAGAGAGAAATTTGTACAGAGAATGCTAATCTGGAAAATGGTGATGGAGCTCTCTCCTGGTCCTCGGTAATTTCATTGACCAAACAGATTATGACagagaaaaactttttattttttgtaacgATGAACTTCTTCCAAGTCTTCCATCTAGCCTTCTGCAACAATTTTATGATGATCTTTGCGGATAATCTTATTCCTAAGGATGTCCTTTCTTCCTCAATAAGAAGTATCATTTATGGAGCAGGCTTTATTTGTCCTCAG TGCCTTGTTCTTCTCAGTCATGCTTCGTTGAAGAAGTTTGGTTATTACAGAAtcatcttgttttccttttactttgAAGGAGTAGCTGCTGCTGTCATGTTTGTTCTAGGGCCAGAACGCTATTATCTGTTGGCATTTTATCTCACAACAAACAT gGTAATTGTACAAGCTTCATTTAGTTTGTTCAATTTGCCTTTGGCAGATATTGTTGATGCAGATTTAATAAAGCACAAGCGGAG aTCACCACTTTCCTCTATGGTTTTTGGTACCAATGCTTTATTTACCAAGCCTGCCCAATCTTTGGCTCCAATGCTTGTGGTTACAATACTAAATCAATTTGGATATGAGAACCTGAATAATGAAGTTGCTCAATCTGATCCAAG TTTGTTTCTAGGTCTTCATGATACCATGTTCTATTTGATCTGTCTGGTTCCACTTTGCATTGCAGTCATACAGATCCTGACGTGGACTCCCTTTTCAATCCAGAATAGTCATATGACAGCTGTACGCTAA
- the LOC127022424 gene encoding transmembrane protein 180-like isoform X2: protein MTTLGAGMMNSIFNFYYVKLFLNRYKISEVAFHQAQVVFMIWNAINDPLFGYIQDNSKFACCSRRQFSILYGAPLYALAFLLPWFPWKHYEEGDWLSGLHLIVALCAFDGLLTFVLLAQCALFAEISTRHESRLQLIKYNQVATLIGSTSILFCGLISDNMENFAYFQAFAVLVAALATACMCYTGKYSTSQYEQREICTENANLENGDGALSWSSVISLTKQIMTEKNFLFFVTMNFFQVFHLAFCNNFMMIFADNLIPKDVLSSSIRSIIYGAGFICPQCLVLLSHASLKKFGYYRIILFSFYFEGVAAAVMFVLGPERYYLLAFYLTTNMVIVQASFSLFNLPLADIVDADLIKHKRRSPLSSMVFGTNALFTKPAQSLAPMLVVTILNQFGYENLNNEVAQSDPSHTDPDVDSLFNPE, encoded by the exons ATGACTACGTTAGGTGCTGGAATGATGAACAGTATCTTTAATTTCTACTATGTTAAGCTTTTCCTAAACCGATACAAAATCTCAGAAGTAGCATTTCATCAAGCACAG GTTGTATTTATGATATGGAATGCCATTAATGATCCTCTTTTTGGGTATATTCAAGATAACTCCAAATTTGCGTGCTGCTCAAGGCGCCAGTTTTCAATTTTATATGGAGCTCCTTTATATGCGTTAGCCTTTTTGCTTCCTTGGTTTCCTTGGAAACATTATGAAGAAGGTGACTGGCTAAGTGGACTTCACCTCATTGTTGCATTATGTGCTTTTGATGGTTTGCTTACATTTGTGCTTCTAGCGCAGTGTGCgctttttgcagaaatttcaACAAGACATGAAAGTAGGCTTCAGCTCATTAAATATAACCAAGTAGCAACATTAATCGGCTCAACAAGCATTCTCTTTTGTGGCCTCATATCAGATAATATGGAAAATTTTGCCTATTTTCAGGCTTTCGCTGTTTTGGTCGCAGCATTAGCAACAGCTTGTATGTGTTACACAGGCAAATATAGTACTAGTCAATATGAGCAGAGAGAAATTTGTACAGAGAATGCTAATCTGGAAAATGGTGATGGAGCTCTCTCCTGGTCCTCGGTAATTTCATTGACCAAACAGATTATGACagagaaaaactttttattttttgtaacgATGAACTTCTTCCAAGTCTTCCATCTAGCCTTCTGCAACAATTTTATGATGATCTTTGCGGATAATCTTATTCCTAAGGATGTCCTTTCTTCCTCAATAAGAAGTATCATTTATGGAGCAGGCTTTATTTGTCCTCAG TGCCTTGTTCTTCTCAGTCATGCTTCGTTGAAGAAGTTTGGTTATTACAGAAtcatcttgttttccttttactttgAAGGAGTAGCTGCTGCTGTCATGTTTGTTCTAGGGCCAGAACGCTATTATCTGTTGGCATTTTATCTCACAACAAACAT gGTAATTGTACAAGCTTCATTTAGTTTGTTCAATTTGCCTTTGGCAGATATTGTTGATGCAGATTTAATAAAGCACAAGCGGAG aTCACCACTTTCCTCTATGGTTTTTGGTACCAATGCTTTATTTACCAAGCCTGCCCAATCTTTGGCTCCAATGCTTGTGGTTACAATACTAAATCAATTTGGATATGAGAACCTGAATAATGAAGTTGCTCAATCTGATCCAAG TCATACAGATCCTGACGTGGACTCCCTTTTCAATCCAGAATAG